A single region of the Silene latifolia isolate original U9 population chromosome 8, ASM4854445v1, whole genome shotgun sequence genome encodes:
- the LOC141597191 gene encoding CST complex subunit TEN1-like, with protein sequence MALPVVNSGALVILEELKPSSPHYQNGASLRVTGKLEEYNVETAVAVIADGSATLKIDTQYVKLQYRLGSIYQFIGELLIESGIEPVLKARVGRNVDGMDLNLYRQTLNLLKKFQAEQA encoded by the exons ATGGCGTTGCCTGTAGTAAATTCTGGTGCATTGGTCATTCTGGAAGAGCTGAAACCATCTTCTCCGCACTACCAGAATGGGGCGTCACTTCGAGTTACTGGAAA ATTAGAAGAATATAACGTGGAGACTGCTGTTGCCGTTATTGCTGATGGAAGCGCTACTCTGAAGATTGACACCCAATATGTGAAGCTTCAGTACCGATTGGGTTCCATCTACCAATTCATTGGGGAGCTGCTGATCGAATCTGGCATCGAG CCTGTTCTGAAGGCGCGAGTCGGTAGGAATGTTGATGGTATGGACCTCAATTTGTACCGTCAAACCTTAAACCTCTTGAAAAAGTTTCAAGCTGAGCAAGCATGA
- the LOC141595819 gene encoding 7-deoxyloganetic acid glucosyltransferase-like: MQNHVQDAPIPHVLIFPLPIQGPVNSMLKLAELLIFATNDIHVTFLTTDHVYNRLQVSAPTTTCFHRHPRLSVHTFSDGLPEGHIRGGDKFLEMMDAVKDVSRSLIKEMLVSNVSSNAINVQNLKHPFTCMIADGLYDFAVDVGNQAGIPVLYFDTISPCCLWVCMCLPRLIDAGHVPIRDMQDLNALVDVVPGMEAFLRRCDLPDMCRGRDDMDLINMQRILAQVKQFQRAQGIILNTFHDLEPTLLSHISSHCLSQVYTLGPLHFLLQRKMEICSLQDSLVTSICSNSFWKEDKSCMAWLDRQQPRSVIYCSFGSQVVMTKEQLIEFWHGLVNSGSTFLWVKRPGSVIGMDDDFRKWNKEMDTGLINEIERKGLIVSWAPQEEVLSHSAIGGFLTHSGWNSTIESITNGVPMICWPHYVDQLVNSRVVSEVWKLGFDIKDTCDRVTIEKMVKDVMNLRKNEFLDNATRLANLAKRSVDEGGSSYLSLDCLIEDIRSLKMLMPNSSL; encoded by the exons ATGCAAAACCATGTGCAAGATGCACCAATTCCTCACGTCCTAATATTCCCATTGCCGATACAAGGGCCGGTCAACTCAATGCTCAAGTTAGCTGAGCTCCTAATCTTTGCCACAAATGACATTCATGTCACCTTCCTCACCACAGATCATGTCTACAACCGCCTTCAGGTCAGTGCTCCAACGACTACTTGCTTTCACCGTCACCCTAGACTGTCGGTCCACACCTTCTCAGATGGCCTCCCGGAGGGTCACATTCGTGGTGGTGACAAGTTCTTAGAGATGATGGACGCTGTTAAAGACGTTAGTCGATCACTTATTAAGGAAATGCTAGTAAGTAATGTTAGCAGTAATGCTATCAATGTGCAGAATTTGAAGCATCCGTTTACGTGTATGATAGCAGATGGGTTGTATGATTTTGCGGTGGATGTGGGGAATCAAGCTGGGATTCCAGTTCTTTATTTTGATACAATTAGCCCTTGTTGCCTTTGGGTTTGTATGTGTCTTCCAAGGTTAATTGATGCTGGTCATGTGCCAATAAGAG ACATGCAAGACTTAAATGCCTTGGTTGACGTCGTTCCTGGCATGGAAGCGTTCCTGCGACGATGTGACCTACCGGACATGTGTCGCGGCCGTGATGATAtggatttgataaatatgcaacgaattctAGCTCAGGTTAAACAATTCCAACGAGCTCAAGGCATCATTCTCAATACATTTCATGACTTGGAGCCAACTTTGCTCTCCCACATAAGCTCACATTGTTTAAGCCAAGTTTATACTCTTGGGCCACTCCATTTTCTCCTTCAAAGAAAAATGGAAATATGTTCCCTACAAGATTCATTAGTTACTTCTATTTGTTCAAATAGTTTTTGGAAGGAGGATAAAAGTTGCATGGCGTGGCTTGATCGACAACAACCAAGATCGGTGATCTATTGCAGTTTCGGTAGCCAAGTGGTTATGACTAAAGAACAACTCATCGAGTTTTGGCATGGTTTGGTAAACAGTGGAAGTACATTCTTATGGGTTAAACGACCTGGGTCCGTCATTGGAATGGATGACGATTTTAGAAAATGGAACAAAGAAATGGACACGGGTTTGATTAATGAAATCGAGAGAAAAGGGCTTATTGTTAGTTGGGCGCCTCAAGAAGAGGTCTTGAGTCATTCGGCTATTGGAGGGTTTTTAACTCATAGTGGATGGAACTCGACTATAGAGAGTATTACAAACGGTGTTCCAATGATTTGTTGGCCACATTATGTAGATCAATTGGTGAATAGTAGAGTTGTAAGTGAAGTTTGGAAGCTCGGATTTGACATTAAAGACACTTGTGATAGAGTAACCATTGAAAAGATGGTAAAGGATGTCATGAATTTGAGAAAGAATGAGTTTTTAGACAATGCGACTAGATTAGCCAACTTGGCTAAAAGATCAGTtgatgaaggtggatcttcctATCTCTCTTTGGATTGTCTAATTGAGGACATTAGGTCATTGAAGATGTTAATGCCAAATTCCAGTCTGTAA
- the LOC141597192 gene encoding 7-deoxyloganetin glucosyltransferase-like, with the protein MSKLHVVMVPFPAQSHIKAMLKLAKILNSKGLHITFVNTEHNHRCLLNSWGPDSLVGTPSFRFETFPDGLPPTDTQAPRPTRQLVPALEYKCREPFLKLLIKINEPSSGSPPITLLISDALIPFALDVAKDLGDCPVAFFAPISAFSYLAYSQFDTLRDRGIVPFQDPNFMIDGTLDMELDMVPPSMSGMRLKDLPSHIRTMNKNNPIFDYMKRLIARCSMGPIIFNTFEALDQEILRDLSFVIPTPVYTIGPLGSLLKNSLKLNDNEGSILESTFWKEDSQCLDWLNSQNPNSVVYVSFGSTTTMSSEQLIEFAWGLANSNHPFLWVVRPDIIIGESTVLPVEFKNEVSGRGLLVNWSPQEEVLDHPSVAVFLTHSGWNSTIESISSGVPVICWPFLGDQQPNSWLCCNKWGIGIQLNIIVERAEVEEKIRKVMMEEEGKEMKKKSMELKRLADIATSIGGSSNMEVDRLINYVASLNQEKA; encoded by the exons ATGTCAAAACTACATGTAGTAATGGTACCATTCCCGGCACAAAGCCATATAAAAGCAATGCTAAAACTAGCAAAGATACTCAACTCCAAAGGATTACATATAACCTTTGTGAATACTGAGCACAACCATCGATGCTTACTAAACTCATGGGGTCCCGATTCCTTAGTCGGAACTCCATCGTTTCGTTTCGAAACATTTCCTGACGGGCTTCCTCCAACTGATACGCAAGCTCCCCGTCCAACCCGTCAACTTGTACCCGCCTTGGAGTACAAATGTCGGGAACCTTTCCTCAAACTACTCATCAAGATTAATGAACCGTCCTCCGGATCCCCACCAATCACCCTCCTCATATCGGACGCTCTCATCCCGTTCGCTCTGGACGTCGCCAAGGATTTAGGGGATTGCCCCGTCGCTTTCTTCGCTCCTATCAGCGCTTTTAGTTATCTGGCGTATTCTCAGTTTGACACCCTCCGTGACAGGGGAATTGTGCCTTTTCAAG ATCCTAATTTTATGATAGATGGCACTTTAGATATGGAGCTGGACATGGTGCCTCCTAGCATGAGTGGCATGCGATTAAAAGATCTTCCTAGCCATATAAGAACCATGAATAAGAATAACCCTATATTTGATTATATGAAACGTCTTATTGCAAGATGTAGCATGGGACCAATAATTTTCAACACTTTCGAAGCCTTAGATCAAGAGATTCTCAGAGACTTGTCATTTGTCATTCCGACTCCTGTTTACACTATAGGCCCATTGGGCTCCCTTTTGAAGAACTCCCTAAAACTAAACGATAATGAAGGAAGCATTTTAGAATCCACATTTTGGAAGGAAGACTCGCAATGCCTTGACTGGCTGAATTCACAAAACCCTAATTCGGTTGTATATGTAAGTTTTGGTAGTACAACCACAATGTCTAGTGAGCAACTCATAGAGTTTGCATGGGGGCTTGCTAATAGTAACCACCCTTTTTTATGGGTAGTGAGGCCTGATATTATTATCGGGGAGTCAACAGTCTTACCAGTCGAGTTTAAAAATGAGGTTAGTGGTAGAGGTTTATTGGTAAATTGGTCCCCACAAGAGGAGGTACTTGATCATCCATCTGTGGCCGTTTTCTTGACACATAGTGGATGGAACTCGACAATTGAGAGTATAAGTAGTGgagttccggtcatttgttggcCGTTTTTGGGAGATCAACAACCAAATAGTTGGTTATGTTGCAATAAATGGGGTATTGGCATACAACTGAATATCATTGTTGAAAGGGCCGAAGTTGAGGAGAAAATAAGAAAGGTGATGAtggaagaagaagggaaagaaatgaaaaagaaatcaATGGAGTTGAAAAGGTTAGCAGACATAGCCACTAGTATAGGTGGGTCGTCTAATATGGAAGTTGATAGATTAATCAACTATGTTGCTTCGTTAAACCAAGAGAAGGCATAA
- the LOC141595654 gene encoding vinorine synthase-like yields the protein MEVKEISRENIKPCTSTPTHLKQLKLSLFDQTTAPLPTPTLLFYPVPYKTTRQILDVTHLKTTLSRTLDSFYPLAGRYTTWDTIDCNDQGVPFIVTHVNCPLTSVLNFNGSTTTKLELLSKLYPPTEFAVIGSGIQVAIQINVFSCGGFVLGWYHSHKPLDGVSASTFLRHWAALSSNRNPQQLPDFVAGLTAFPQYPPEKDALIRPRMASFNQRTHATNESLLASSSSSSSSGVDIVVKSFVFKRTAVADLKARAASKDVMYPSRFLAVSGFIWKHLLQIQRRSALGVMVNVRPRANPPLANNSIGNLCEVVKVDLADHDSDEATELPELVTEIYSSISKIKI from the coding sequence ATGGAGGTGAAAGAAATATCCAGAGAAAACATAAAGCCATGTACTTCAACACCCACTCAtctaaaacaattaaaactttCTCTATTTGACCAAACTACAGCCCCTTTACCCACCCCAACTCTGCTCTTCTACCCTGTGCCGTACAAAACAACCCGTCAAATACTCGACGTCACCCATCTTAAAACTACTCTCTCTCGTACACTCGACTCCTTTTACCCATTGGCTGGTCGATATACAACATGGGATACCATTGACTGCAACGACCAAGGAGTACCCTTTATTGTTACCCATGTTAATTGTCCTCTTACTAGTGTGCTTAATTTTAATgggtcaacaacaacaaaacttgAATTGTTAAGCAAGTTATACCCGCCTACCGAATTTGCCGTTATTGGGTCTGGTATTCAAGTAGCGATTCAGATTAATGTATTTAGCTGTGGCGGATTTGTTCTTGGTTGGTATCACAGCCATAAACCCTTAGACGGTGTCTCCGCGTCTACATTTCTCCGTCATTGGGCTGCACTTTCATCTAACCGAAACCCCCAACAACTAcctgattttgttgctggattaaCCGCATTTCCGCAGTACCCACCTGAAAAAGACGCACTGATACGCCCCAGAATGGCTTCCTTTAATCAGAGAACCCACGCTACAAATGAATCTTTGttagcatcatcatcatcatcgtcgtccTCTGGTGTGGACATTGTGGTCAAAAGTTTTGTGTTTAAGAGAACTGCGGTGGCTGATCTTAAGGCCAGAGCCGCGTCCAAGGATGTCATGTACCCGTCTCGCTTCCTAGCTGTGTCGGGTTTTATATGGAAGCATCTTTTGCAAATACAGAGACGGTCTGCTCTCGGTGTCATGGTCAATGTTAGACCGAGGGCAAACCCGCCTCTTGCAAATAATTCTATCGGTAACCTTTGCGAAGTGGTCAAGGTTGATCTCGCGGACCATGACAGCGACGAGGCAACTGAACTTCCGGAACTTGTGACGGAGATTTACTCATCAATTTCAAAGATAAAGATATAA